The following are encoded together in the Geobacter sulfurreducens PCA genome:
- a CDS encoding MBL fold metallo-hydrolase, giving the protein MFIQQFFVSGLAHSSYLLGGTSTCAIVDPRRDIEIYLDAAASMGMKITHILQTHLHADFVSGHLDLAEATGAVIVAPRSADCQFSHLDVAEGDSFRIDDLEIRVLETPGHTPEHITYVVVDHGRGPEPAVIFCGDTLFVGDVGRPDLFPGMALELAAKLYGSLHEKLMALPPFCEVYPAHGAGSLCGRAMGAKRTSTVGYEKLYNGALAIGDRQRFITSLTTDMPAAPDHFSRCSDINRRGPALVRTLPVPAPLPPQRFREAMAESDTVVLDVRGYAAFGGQHVPGSYHIDLGGNFATFAGWVLPPDRKILLVAEQAHEASEAAVALHRVGLDQVIGYLEGGMFEWAKAGFGTDHVPQLSAPELNQRISCGDGLVLVDVRSVGEFGAAHVEGAIHIPAPQLRTRHTELDPDRDIALVCSTGHRSSLAASILKRNGFSRVWNVAGGMTGFNAAGFAPECPLCVVPHGPRFMGR; this is encoded by the coding sequence GTGTTTATCCAGCAATTCTTCGTATCCGGCCTGGCACACAGCTCTTATTTGCTCGGCGGAACATCAACCTGCGCGATTGTCGATCCCCGGCGCGATATTGAGATATACCTGGATGCGGCAGCGTCCATGGGAATGAAAATCACCCACATTCTCCAGACCCATCTCCATGCCGATTTTGTTTCGGGACATCTTGACCTGGCCGAGGCTACCGGCGCCGTCATAGTGGCTCCCAGGTCCGCAGATTGTCAGTTCAGCCACCTGGACGTGGCAGAGGGGGACAGCTTCCGGATCGATGACCTGGAAATCCGGGTCCTGGAAACCCCCGGCCACACACCCGAGCATATTACCTACGTGGTCGTGGATCATGGCCGGGGCCCGGAACCGGCCGTAATTTTCTGTGGCGACACTCTTTTCGTGGGGGATGTGGGACGCCCCGACCTTTTTCCGGGCATGGCCCTGGAGTTGGCCGCAAAACTATATGGTTCTCTCCATGAAAAGCTCATGGCGCTCCCCCCCTTCTGCGAGGTCTATCCGGCCCACGGCGCGGGTTCCCTCTGCGGCAGGGCCATGGGGGCCAAGCGAACCAGCACCGTGGGGTACGAGAAGCTTTACAACGGCGCGCTCGCCATTGGCGACCGGCAGCGGTTCATAACCTCACTCACTACGGACATGCCGGCCGCTCCGGACCATTTCTCCCGCTGCAGCGACATCAACCGCCGGGGACCGGCACTGGTTCGGACCCTCCCGGTCCCCGCCCCGCTGCCCCCGCAACGTTTCCGTGAGGCTATGGCCGAGAGCGACACCGTGGTTCTCGATGTTCGGGGATACGCCGCCTTCGGAGGGCAGCACGTGCCTGGTTCCTACCACATCGACCTGGGCGGAAACTTCGCCACCTTTGCCGGGTGGGTCCTCCCTCCCGACCGGAAAATTCTCCTCGTGGCTGAACAGGCCCATGAGGCATCGGAAGCGGCAGTTGCGCTTCACCGGGTGGGGCTCGATCAGGTTATCGGCTACCTGGAGGGGGGGATGTTCGAATGGGCCAAGGCAGGCTTTGGCACGGATCACGTCCCTCAACTTTCGGCACCCGAGCTGAACCAGCGCATCTCCTGCGGCGACGGGCTGGTGCTGGTGGATGTGCGCTCCGTCGGTGAATTCGGGGCTGCCCACGTGGAAGGGGCGATCCACATTCCGGCTCCCCAGCTCCGTACCCGCCATACCGAGCTTGACCCCGACCGGGACATCGCGCTGGTGTGCAGCACGGGCCACCGGTCGAGCCTGGCGGCCAGCATCCTCAAGCGCAACGGCTTCAGCCGGGTCTGGAACGTGGCCGGCGGCATGACCGGCTTCAATGCCGCAGGGTTCGCACCGGAATGCCCCCTCTGCGTGGTGCCCCACGGTCCGCGCTTCATGGGACGGTGA
- a CDS encoding YeeE/YedE thiosulfate transporter family protein, translated as MISFLTMTEWSPYAVGIGIGLLSCFAFVLSDKPIGCSTAFARTSGMLEQLVRGQKVREMPYYRQFVPEIDWEWMLVAGIVLGAFTSSWLSGEFRLQWVPSLWAATFGPEHLPRLVTAFAGGIIMGFGARWAGGCTSGHGISGTLQLAVSGWLAVAAFFASGAATAFVKYALGG; from the coding sequence ATGATCTCATTTCTGACCATGACCGAATGGTCCCCCTATGCTGTGGGGATCGGCATCGGCCTCCTCTCCTGCTTCGCCTTCGTCCTGTCGGACAAGCCCATCGGCTGTTCCACCGCCTTTGCCCGGACCAGCGGCATGCTGGAGCAACTGGTCCGGGGGCAGAAGGTGCGCGAGATGCCCTACTATCGACAGTTCGTCCCGGAAATCGACTGGGAGTGGATGCTGGTGGCAGGGATCGTTCTGGGAGCCTTCACCTCTTCGTGGCTGTCAGGGGAGTTCCGCCTCCAGTGGGTACCGTCCCTCTGGGCCGCCACCTTCGGACCAGAACATCTACCCCGCCTGGTTACCGCCTTTGCCGGCGGCATCATCATGGGATTCGGCGCACGCTGGGCCGGTGGTTGCACCAGCGGCCACGGCATCAGCGGCACCCTGCAACTGGCGGTGAGCGGCTGGCTGGCAGTGGCGGCCTTTTTCGCCTCCGGAGCCGCAACCGCCTTCGTCAAGTACGCTCTGGGAGGTTAG
- a CDS encoding YeeE/YedE thiosulfate transporter family protein encodes MFSALHANKPAQLILGLVIGFLFGFLLQKGNVTEYDVIVGQLLFRNFTVIKIMVTAMLTGMIGVHLLRSLGFAQLHPKPGSLGMTLVGGLIFGVGFAVLGYCPGTIAAAVAQGKMDAFVGGMSGIIIGAGLYAHSFPYLSRTILPKGDFGTLTFPELLRVTPWVVILPLSALLIGLLVWLERAGL; translated from the coding sequence ATGTTTTCCGCCCTTCACGCCAACAAACCGGCCCAGCTTATCTTGGGACTCGTAATCGGCTTTTTGTTCGGATTCCTTCTTCAGAAGGGCAATGTCACCGAGTACGATGTGATTGTGGGGCAGCTGCTGTTCCGAAACTTCACCGTCATCAAGATCATGGTGACCGCCATGTTGACGGGGATGATCGGCGTTCACCTGCTCCGCAGCCTCGGCTTTGCCCAGCTCCACCCCAAGCCCGGCTCACTGGGGATGACGCTGGTGGGAGGTCTCATCTTCGGCGTCGGCTTCGCCGTCCTGGGCTACTGCCCCGGCACCATCGCCGCGGCTGTGGCACAGGGAAAGATGGACGCCTTCGTGGGCGGGATGTCGGGGATCATCATCGGTGCAGGACTCTACGCTCACTCCTTTCCCTACCTGTCCAGAACCATTCTTCCCAAGGGCGATTTCGGCACCCTCACCTTCCCGGAACTGTTGCGGGTGACCCCTTGGGTGGTTATCCTGCCCCTGTCGGCGTTGCTGATCGGTTTACTGGTCTGGCTGGAGCGGGCCGGTCTGTGA
- a CDS encoding SulP family inorganic anion transporter, whose translation MRLTPSSLLPEWLRSYRPADLLPDLAAGAVVAVILAPQGMAYALLAGLPPIMGLYAATVPLLAYALAGSSRHLSVGPVAIVSLLVHVACSKVAHAGSASYVSAALQLALLTGVLQLLLGTVRAGFMVNFLSRAAIGGFTSAAALLISLSQFKNLLGISGDGGESALELAAGVVRNIGTLHLLTSVMGLAAICMLLLLQRFAPRFPAPLAAIVLGIPLTALLHLDQAGVRTVGDLPHGLPPLSLPPFAADQILTLLPAAVTIALIGYLESFAVAGLIADREKYPIYPNRELVGLGIANVAAAFFSGYPVTGGFSRTAVNHRAGARTGLAGMITATLIGIILLHFTHLFHYLPKTILAAIVIVAVAGLVEAAEARYLFRVKPSDGYTFVLTFLVTLGFGVEAGIVAGVIFSLLVFIWRSAHPHIAELGWLEEEGVFRNIRRYPHAVVPRGMLLVRVDASLYFANMAFVGDWLRATLAERADVRQIIFDLSGVNDMDAVALAALEVIIEGHGERGIVVAFAGMKGPVRDLAQRAGWQERYGNLISFLSLNQAVRQMSTEDMILAGLHSKERESETCSVPATRPTGSTNHGDPA comes from the coding sequence ATGAGGTTGACGCCCTCCTCTTTGCTGCCCGAATGGCTCCGCTCCTATCGTCCGGCCGATCTACTCCCGGATCTGGCGGCAGGCGCAGTGGTTGCGGTGATACTGGCCCCCCAGGGAATGGCCTATGCGCTGCTTGCAGGGCTTCCCCCCATCATGGGGCTTTATGCTGCTACGGTGCCGCTGCTGGCCTATGCCCTGGCCGGGTCGTCGCGCCACCTGTCCGTGGGACCCGTTGCCATCGTATCGCTGCTTGTGCACGTAGCCTGCAGCAAGGTTGCCCACGCGGGTTCAGCGAGCTATGTGTCCGCAGCCCTGCAACTTGCCCTACTGACAGGTGTGCTGCAACTGCTTTTGGGAACCGTCCGGGCCGGTTTCATGGTCAACTTCCTCTCCCGGGCCGCCATCGGAGGGTTCACCTCGGCGGCGGCGCTTCTCATCAGCCTGAGCCAGTTTAAGAACCTGCTTGGAATATCCGGCGACGGCGGCGAGTCCGCTCTGGAGCTGGCCGCCGGCGTGGTCCGGAACATTGGGACGCTCCACCTCCTGACCAGCGTAATGGGGCTGGCGGCCATCTGCATGCTGCTTCTCCTGCAACGGTTCGCGCCCCGCTTTCCCGCTCCGCTGGCGGCAATCGTCCTCGGCATTCCGCTGACGGCCCTTTTGCACCTGGATCAGGCAGGGGTCAGGACTGTCGGTGATCTTCCCCATGGGCTTCCCCCCCTTTCCCTGCCGCCATTCGCCGCGGATCAAATACTTACGCTCCTGCCGGCCGCCGTGACCATCGCCCTGATCGGCTATCTGGAATCATTTGCCGTTGCCGGTCTCATTGCCGACCGGGAAAAATACCCGATCTACCCGAACCGTGAACTGGTCGGACTCGGCATTGCCAATGTGGCTGCGGCATTTTTTTCAGGCTATCCGGTCACCGGCGGCTTTTCCCGCACCGCGGTCAACCATCGGGCCGGTGCCAGAACAGGCCTGGCCGGCATGATTACGGCAACTCTCATCGGCATCATACTGCTTCACTTCACTCACCTCTTCCACTACCTTCCAAAAACGATCCTGGCTGCAATCGTCATTGTGGCCGTTGCCGGCCTGGTGGAGGCAGCCGAAGCCCGCTACCTTTTTCGGGTGAAGCCCAGCGACGGCTACACGTTTGTTCTGACGTTCCTGGTTACGCTCGGTTTCGGCGTGGAGGCAGGCATCGTAGCGGGCGTCATCTTCTCGCTGCTGGTTTTCATATGGCGGAGTGCCCATCCCCACATCGCCGAACTGGGGTGGCTTGAAGAGGAAGGGGTCTTCCGTAACATCCGCCGCTACCCTCATGCCGTTGTGCCTCGCGGCATGCTGCTCGTGCGGGTCGACGCTTCCCTCTACTTCGCCAACATGGCGTTTGTAGGGGACTGGCTGCGGGCTACCCTAGCAGAGCGGGCGGATGTGCGCCAAATCATATTCGATCTCTCGGGGGTCAACGATATGGATGCGGTAGCGTTGGCGGCACTGGAGGTGATCATCGAAGGCCACGGGGAAAGGGGAATTGTCGTGGCATTCGCCGGCATGAAGGGGCCGGTCCGGGATCTGGCCCAACGGGCCGGCTGGCAGGAACGATATGGGAACCTGATCAGCTTTCTTTCACTGAACCAAGCGGTCCGACAGATGTCGACGGAAGATATGATCCTGGCTGGACTCCACAGCAAGGAGAGAGAGTCGGAGACATGCAGCGTGCCCGCTACGCGTCCCACCGGCTCGACCAATCATGGTGATCCCGCCTGA
- a CDS encoding GGDEF domain-containing protein — protein sequence MRILIADDDVTSRTMLTGLMKRWGYDVVEAIDGAQAWEELQKSDAPKLAVLDWVMPVMDGVEVIRQVRARSAEHLPYILLLTAKNGTDDVIRGLDAGADDYVGKPFSLGELRARIQVGRRTVELHSRLQETQEALNHQATHDPLTGVMNRRAIIDHLEKELSRVKRDGGSLSIGILDIDHFKRVNDRYGHQTGDEVLCGCVGVLGGLLRDYDLLGRLGGEEFLVVAPGTGDDCNHLYERLRAAIASTKFTSRAKPVSVTVSIGVAACDGTAGLDELLAAADDALYRAKRSGRDRVVQAGSP from the coding sequence ATGCGAATTCTCATCGCCGATGATGATGTAACCTCGCGCACTATGCTGACCGGACTGATGAAACGGTGGGGCTACGACGTGGTGGAGGCGATTGATGGAGCGCAGGCCTGGGAAGAACTGCAAAAAAGCGATGCCCCCAAGCTGGCCGTACTGGATTGGGTTATGCCCGTCATGGACGGGGTGGAGGTGATCCGGCAGGTCCGTGCCCGGTCAGCTGAACATCTGCCCTACATTCTCCTGCTCACGGCCAAAAACGGTACTGACGACGTAATCCGCGGGCTCGATGCCGGCGCCGACGATTACGTGGGCAAACCGTTCAGTCTCGGAGAACTGCGCGCCCGGATCCAGGTGGGCCGCCGCACCGTCGAGCTGCATTCGAGACTGCAGGAGACCCAGGAGGCCCTGAATCACCAGGCCACCCACGATCCATTGACCGGCGTCATGAACCGGCGCGCGATTATTGACCACCTGGAAAAAGAGCTGTCCCGGGTCAAGCGGGATGGGGGAAGTTTGAGCATCGGCATCCTGGATATCGATCACTTCAAGCGGGTAAACGACCGTTACGGTCATCAGACCGGAGACGAGGTGCTGTGCGGCTGCGTCGGAGTGCTGGGGGGGCTGCTCAGGGACTATGACCTGCTGGGTCGGCTGGGCGGAGAAGAATTCCTCGTGGTAGCTCCGGGCACGGGAGATGATTGCAATCATCTCTATGAGCGGCTCCGGGCGGCCATAGCTTCGACAAAATTCACCTCCAGGGCTAAGCCGGTGTCAGTTACCGTAAGCATCGGTGTTGCCGCGTGCGACGGCACCGCCGGTCTGGACGAACTGCTGGCTGCCGCCGATGATGCCTTGTATCGGGCTAAAAGGTCAGGACGGGACCGCGTGGTTCAGGCGGGATCACCATGA